The following is a genomic window from Fervidobacterium sp..
CTGAAGTCTTCGTGAAGAGAGATATCGGCAAGGTTGTTGAGAGTAGAGAAAACACCAGCTTTTGTGTATTTGGTTATACCTGTGAGAAAAACAAAGCGAAGGTATTTGTCAAGACTTTTGATTTTTGTGTACACTTGTCTGAGGATATCTCTCATTTGTTTGGCTTTATCTTTGTCTGATATGTGATCAAGTATTGGCTTTTCGTATTCGTCTATCAATAATACCACTTGTTTATTGTATTTGTAATACAAATCTTCGATTAACTCTGAAAATCTTCCATCATATGTATTTCTTTTCAAGTTGATATTATATTGCTGTGCAAGGAAACAAATTTCATCATCAAGCGATTGTTTGAATAAATCAGTATCTTCTGTGTTCAGTCTGTTCATATCCAACCTAACCACAGGAAAGCTTTCCCAATCCCATTTGTCATATATCCATGTGTCTATAAATAATCCTTTTTCTCCTTTAAACAAATACTCAAGCACACTCACAAGTAAACTCTTCCCAAATCTTCTTGGGCGAGATAGGAATATGTATTCACTATCTCTTATCATTTCGTACACATACTTTGTTTTGTCTACGTATATATAACCTTCTTCTATCATTTTTCGAAAGTCACTTATTCCAATAGGTAAATTTTTCATCTTACCACCTCTTTTGTATTTTCAAGCATATTATATCACAAAAAAACCGACCTTTCGGTCGGTTTTAAATTCTTATGCAAGCTGTATTTGTAGTCATTTAAGTACCGAATTTACTTTCTCAATTGCTCGCTCGATTACTTGGTCCATATTGTAATATTTGTACTCAGCAAGTCTTCCCACAAATATATACTCTCTTGTTTTTTCAAGTTCTTCCACTTGTTTTATATACTTTTCTCTTCTTTCCATGTTCTCTTTCGTCATCACTATGTAATATGGTTCACCTTTCGATAATGGATATTCGTAACACACCACCGTTTTCTCACTTTTTTCTCCTAAAAAGTGTTTGTATTCCGTTATTCTCGTCCAATCATATTCATTTGGATAATTCACCACCGCTACCGGCTGGTAGTATTCTTTCTCCACTTGCTCGAGTTCCAATCTTAGTGATCTGTACTCCAATTCACCGTACATATAATCGAAAAATCTGTCTAATTCCCCTGTGTACACTGTTAATTTTGCTTTGAACAAGTCTCGCACTTCAAAATAATCCACTCCCAGCATTAAGGATATGTTTTTATGCTCGAGCATTTTTTCTACCATCTTCGTATAACCTTGTTTTGGTATACCTTGGTACTTATCCGAAAAATACCTATCATCTCTGTTTGTTCTTATAGGTATTCTCTTTGCTACATCTGGCGCAAGCTCTTCTGGATCTTTCTCCCATTGTTTGATTGTGTAATTCTTGAAAAATAACTCATATAACCTTTCCCCCACTTGTGATACAACAACATCTCTGAAGTTTTTAGCTGGAGTGTTGAACTTCGACTTTTTGACTTCCTTTTCAAGAAACTCTTCAACTTCATAAGTTGCGATATTAATACCAAAAACTTGAGCAAGTGTATCACGGTTGATAGGAAAAGGCACAAGCTTCCCTTCAACATAGCTTAATACTTTGTGCTGGTAGTAATGAAACCTCGTGAATCGATTGACAAAATCCCAGACTTGCTTGCTATTAGTATGAAATATATGGGGGCCATAGGTATGGATGGTAATACCATTTTCGTCTTTGAAATCATGACAATGTCCGGCAATGTGCTTATGTTTTTCAATAACTAAAACCTTGTAACCCGCTTCTGCCAAGATACGTGCCGAAGTTGCTCCAGATAAACCTGCTCCAACTACTATTACGTCAAACAAACACCTCACCTCTTTCTTCAAAAATTCACACTTTGAAATTTGCTATCAAAATTATACCTTCTCTTAGCAATTGGATTTTCGTAGTGAGCACTTTGTTTTGTTCATGAACAAAATTACCTGCAAAGCACATACTACTACCTTCAACCCCACCTTAGTTACCACTTTTATCAAAGTATACGGTGTAAATCAACACTTGTGATCACTATTTATCACTTCCATACCTCTCATGGCATATTCAAAATTAGAAATTCTGAATGCACTTGTTGTTGTGAGAATCATAATAATCACATATATTTTGAAATTTTACCTTAACTTGATTGATAAAAATTACAGGATTATCAACGTCTTCTATAGTTTCTGGAAGAACTACATAATCCCATTTAACCTCCGAAAACGCTTCCGGTAAGTCATCAACTAAAACGTCCAGAGAATAAACATTATCAATATTGTACTTAGTTTTAACAAACTCAATAGCATCACAGTTAGTATCTTTCCAAAACATCTTTTAGCAACATTTATCAATTGCTTGTGTAAATATTGATCATTCTTAACTTTACTTTCTATTCTCTACAAATGATCTGCAAAACCAATATGAACCTCATTCTTTCCTGTGCAAATTCTCTCAAGAAACTCTACACGAGTCATATAAGGTTGGTCTGGAAAGCTTATATTTTTATATTTAGACCTTTTGAAAACACTTTATCTTCTTGCTATTGCTTCTATAATATTGTATGGATGACCTTCATGAATACTAGTTGATAGGACGTAATTTCTATATCCGAGAAAATCGTTTACATTCTTTACAAAACCATAAAACTTGATACTTTCTAAAAGTTTATTTTATTCGCAAAATAATCTAAATAATTAATCCATCTGACTCCTTCTCCTGCCTCCAATACTCAACCTGATATGTGGAGTTTGTATCTCTTGTCAACTTTCCTATTCAGGTATTCAAAAACTTGCAACTAAGCAACTGGACATTTTTTGTAACTAATGTTCGCAATAATTGCTATATCATAACCATTTCCCCTGTTTTTAAATCTAAACTTGCTCAAGTCAACTTCGCTTTGTACGGTTTGTATATCTTAATTTTAGAATAGACACTTTGATGGAAGGCAGTTAAGACAGTTAAAATATTCTGAATGTGTTTGCTAACCAATCCGATTGATTTCTAAAACCTCTTCGAACATATTCTTTGCCGAATCAAGATTGCCTTTGTAAAAATATACAATTCCAAGAGCGTTATATTTTTGTAAAGTATCAGAAAAGTGTTCAGTTAATTGTTTGGCTTTTGAAAAGTTCTTTCTAATGATTTCCTCGTTTATCACGCTTTCTATGTTCATTTCCGTATCTCCATTCAACTTTTAATTTTTCGAGTCCTGTCTGAAAATAGCCATTCTCAAGACATTCCTCCACTTTCCATCTTTAAAAACTTCTTCAATAAGTGTGCCTTCAATTACAAAACCTAACTTTTGGAATAATTTAACTGCTTTAACATTTTCTTCCATGGTATACAAGTATATTTTCCTTATAGGGAGATTTCGAAAAACATAATCAATTATAATCGAACCAGCCTTATAAGCTAAACCCATACCTCTGAAATTTTTATGTATGTGGATTCCGAATTCACATTTTTGATTTCTGTAATCTATATTTGTTATCCTCACACGGCCAACTCGTTGTCCTTTATATTCTATTATCATGTCGATGTCCTTTTCTTTTTTCTTTAACCAATCTATATGTTCAAAGTCGTATAAAGGGTAATCACTGAAGTAACTTAATGAATCGTCAAGATCGTTTCTAAGTTCAAGCACGAAATTCGTGTCTTCCAAACTCAGTGGTCTTAAGCAGATATTTTCATTGCAAATCAACATTCTCCCTCCCATTACTTAATACCATAGTGTTATTTAAACTTTGTACTTCTCTAGCGTTCTTGCTATGTAGGCTATATCTTCATAATCTAATTTACTGTGCATGGGTAACGCAAGTCCTCTGTCCGCTGATACTATGGAATTTTGGTAATTATAATCTTGTAAGTCGTACTTTCTTTTGTAGTAAGGTTCTCGATGAACAGCATATGCTCCGTAGTTTGATTCGATTCCATTTGCTCTCAGGTATTCTATCAAAGAATTTCTATTAATTCTTTCGTCAAGTAAGACATGATACGTTTGCCATATGTGGGTTCCATAAAGTGGTTCATACGGTAATTTTATCCAAGGTATTTCCTTCAAAAAATTGGTGTAGATTTCAGCTAACAGTCTCCGTTTTTGTATTATCGACTCAAGTTTTTTCATTTGAACGATACCGATAGCTCCTTGAATATTTGTTAGCCTATAATTCAACCCGGCAATTTCGAAAGTAACTTTTCCATCCCTAATTTTAATACCGTGGTTTCTCAACAAACTTACTTTTTCAGCAACCTTTTCATCGTTTGTTGCAACAAGTCCTCCTTCGCCTGTAGTTATATTTTTTCTTGGGTGCAAACTAAAACATCCTACATGACCGATAGTACCAACCTTTTTACCGTTAAAATCACTACCGAGCGCGCAAGCAGCGTCTTCTATAACTTTTAAATTGTACTTGTCTGCAATATCCATGATTTTATCCATCCTAGCCGGGCATCCAAATTCATGAACAACAATAATAGCTTTTGTTTTTTCTGTTATTTTGTTCGTTATTTTTTCAGGATCAATGTTAAACGTTGAGATATCCACATCGACAAATTGACACTTAGCGCCAATCATTTCTACAACATTCGCAGTTGCTGGAAAGGTGAAATCCGGAACTATAACTTCATCTCCTTGAGATATACCAAGTGCCAAAAGGGCAAGGTGTAATGCAGCTGTGCCATTGCTTACAGCTAGCACATGCTTCACATTCAGATATCTTTTGACCATATTTTCAAACTCATATACTTTATCGCCTTGAATAAGCCAACCACTCTCTAAAACTTTTTTAATTTCCGCAAGTTCCTCTTCACCAACGTCTGGAGCGCTTAGTTTAATCATCCCAACATCTTCTCCCTATACCAATCTATTGTTTTCTTGAGCCCTTCTTCAAGATCGATTTTCGGTTCAAAACCAAGCAAATTTTTAGCTTTTTCAATGCTTGGTATTCGCAACTCTACATCAACATACGTTTTTGGAACATGTACAATATCTGATCTTGAGCCAGA
Proteins encoded in this region:
- a CDS encoding tetratricopeptide repeat protein — protein: MNIESVINEEIIRKNFSKAKQLTEHFSDTLQKYNALGIVYFYKGNLDSAKNMFEEVLEINRIG
- the glf gene encoding UDP-galactopyranose mutase → MFDVIVVGAGLSGATSARILAEAGYKVLVIEKHKHIAGHCHDFKDENGITIHTYGPHIFHTNSKQVWDFVNRFTRFHYYQHKVLSYVEGKLVPFPINRDTLAQVFGINIATYEVEEFLEKEVKKSKFNTPAKNFRDVVVSQVGERLYELFFKNYTIKQWEKDPEELAPDVAKRIPIRTNRDDRYFSDKYQGIPKQGYTKMVEKMLEHKNISLMLGVDYFEVRDLFKAKLTVYTGELDRFFDYMYGELEYRSLRLELEQVEKEYYQPVAVVNYPNEYDWTRITEYKHFLGEKSEKTVVCYEYPLSKGEPYYIVMTKENMERREKYIKQVEELEKTREYIFVGRLAEYKYYNMDQVIERAIEKVNSVLK
- a CDS encoding AAA family ATPase; the encoded protein is MKNLPIGISDFRKMIEEGYIYVDKTKYVYEMIRDSEYIFLSRPRRFGKSLLVSVLEYLFKGEKGLFIDTWIYDKWDWESFPVVRLDMNRLNTEDTDLFKQSLDDEICFLAQQYNINLKRNTYDGRFSELIEDLYYKYNKQVVLLIDEYEKPILDHISDKDKAKQMRDILRQVYTKIKSLDKYLRFVFLTGITKYTKAGVFSTLNNLADISLHEDF
- a CDS encoding DegT/DnrJ/EryC1/StrS family aminotransferase, with translation MIKLSAPDVGEEELAEIKKVLESGWLIQGDKVYEFENMVKRYLNVKHVLAVSNGTAALHLALLALGISQGDEVIVPDFTFPATANVVEMIGAKCQFVDVDISTFNIDPEKITNKITEKTKAIIVVHEFGCPARMDKIMDIADKYNLKVIEDAACALGSDFNGKKVGTIGHVGCFSLHPRKNITTGEGGLVATNDEKVAEKVSLLRNHGIKIRDGKVTFEIAGLNYRLTNIQGAIGIVQMKKLESIIQKRRLLAEIYTNFLKEIPWIKLPYEPLYGTHIWQTYHVLLDERINRNSLIEYLRANGIESNYGAYAVHREPYYKRKYDLQDYNYQNSIVSADRGLALPMHSKLDYEDIAYIARTLEKYKV
- a CDS encoding GNAT family N-acetyltransferase; the protein is MICNENICLRPLSLEDTNFVLELRNDLDDSLSYFSDYPLYDFEHIDWLKKKEKDIDMIIEYKGQRVGRVRITNIDYRNQKCEFGIHIHKNFRGMGLAYKAGSIIIDYVFRNLPIRKIYLYTMEENVKAVKLFQKLGFVIEGTLIEEVFKDGKWRNVLRMAIFRQDSKN